In Methanothermobacter tenebrarum, the sequence TATAAAAGACTTCAGGAAAAAATATAGGAGCGCACTCCGCAGGGGGACCCTTGACAGCGCCCCAGACCTCGACGTTTTATTACTGGCCAAGGAACTAGGTGCCGGTGTTGTCGCAGCAGATGAGGGCATCCAAGTATGGGCTGAAAGATTAGGTTTAAGATTCCTTGAGGCAACATCATTCCCCAAAATGTTAGAAGAATACCTTAAATACTATGAATAGTCCAAAATCGCCAGGGGGATAATACATGGAGATAACAAGACCGCGTGGGACAAGAGACTTCCTCTTCGAGGAGATGAAAAAGAGAAAAGAAGTAGAGAAGACCCTGAAGAGAATCTTTGAAACCTATGGTTATCATGAGATAAAAACCCCAATATTCGAAGACTTAAAACTATTCACCCTAAAATCTGGAGAAGAGATAATAAAACAGATCTACCATTTCAAGGATAAAGCAAACAGAGACCTGGCCTTGAGACCAGAGCTCACAGCACCAGTGGCCAGATTATACCTGAATGAGATGAGAAAACATCCAAAGCCTATAAAATTGTACTATTATGGGAGTTGTTTCAGATATGAGAGGCCCCAGGCTGGCAGATTCAGGCAATTCTGGCAGTTTGGATGCGAACTTATGGGCGCAGAATCCCCACAGGCGGAAGCAGAAGTGATAGCATTAGCAGCGCATTGCCTGCGAGAACTTGGCCTCAAAGAATACAAGTTACATATAGGACACCTTGGCATACTCAGGGGAATATTAGAAGATGCTGGGATAAAAGGAGAATCACAAGATAAGATAATGAGCCTAATCGACAAGGGAGACCTAGAAGGACTTAAAATCCACCTAGAGAATATAAAAGTGGACAAAACCACAGAGAACCTACTATTATCCATCATAGGCATGAAGGGTGGTCTAGAGGTGCTTGAAGACCTTGAAAGTATGGTTGGTGGCTGTGAACCCGCCATGGAGTCCATTAACGACCTTAGAAAACTCATATCGCTTTTGGATGATTTCAAAGTTGAAGACTATAACCTGAACTTGGGAATTGCCAGGGGACTGGACTACTACACTGGTATAGTATTCGAGATCTATGTACCATCACTAGGAGCCCAAAAGCAAATCTGTGGAGGCGGCACATACAACCTCATAGAATTGTTCAGTGGAGAAAAAATCCAATCAACAGGATTCGCATTCGGATTCGACAGACTAGTAGCAGCCCTCAAAAAACAAAAAGGTGAGATCTTCCAATTTGCAAAGGTTTTCGTGGCCCCAGTCTCTGATTCAACCAGACCATCAGCTTATAGGATAGTCCAGGAGCTCCGAGAGGCTGGCATACCCTCAGATGTTGACCTCTCAAGTCGAAAACTGAGGAAAATATTATCATATGCAGACCATCTCAACGTGGAAAAGGTCATCCTCGTAGGCGAAAGAGACCTTAAAGATGGTAAAGTCACCATCAAAGACATGAAAACAGGCTCCCAGAAGCTCGTAGAAATTGATAAGATAATAGAATATCTCAAGGAGGAATAAAGATCCTAAATTTTAGACACGAAATAGGCGGGGAGAAACTTATAATAGCAATAGCCCAAGATAAAAATACCAAAGAGATCCTAATGGTAGCCTATATGAACAAGGAAGCCCTAGATCGGACAATAAAAACCGGCATGGCCCATTACTGGAGCACGTCAAGGAAAAAAGTCTGGCTAAAAGGTGAAAGTTCAGGTCACACCCAAAAAGTGGAAGAAATCCTAGTAGATTGTGACATGGACGCCATAATATTAAAGGTAGAACAAAAGGGTGGTGCATGCCATACAGGATACTACTCATGCTTCTATAGGAGGCTAACCCCCCCCAAGAAGTTAGAAAACATAGGCCGGAAAGTTTTCAATCCTGAAAAAGTCTATAGGGGATGAATAATATGAAGATAGTCCCAGATACGAGTGTTATCGTGGATGGTAGAATCACAGACATAGTACAAGAAGAGGAATTCAAGGGGAGCAAAGTTATAATACCAGAAGCCGTAGTATCAGAACTAGAATACCAGGCGAACAGGGGCCGTGAAACAGGATTTAACGGTTTAGAAGAGCTTAAAAACCTGCAGGAGTTGAGTAAGGAGAATATAATCTCCATGATCTTCGTTGGTAGAAGACCCACACTAGATGAGATAGCCCTCGCAAAGGGTGGTGAAATAGATGCCATGATAAGGAGCACAGCCAGGGAACACGATGCAGTACTAGTTACAAGCGACAAAGTACAAGCAGAAGTTGCAAGGGCCCAAGGATTAGATGTAGTATACATACAACCAGAAGTCCTTGAATATGATAAACTCGAGATAAGCAAATACTTTGACAAGGACACAATGTCAGTCCACCTAAAAGAGAACGTTGTCCCCATGGCAAAAAAAGGAAAACCAGGAAAAATAAAACTTGTCAGGATAGGATCCAGGCCACTTAAACGTTCAGAAATCCATAGAATGGCCCGTGAAATAGTTGAAAGGGCTAAAAGCGACTTGAAAAGTTTCATCGAAATAGAAATGGAAGGCGCTACAGTCGTCCAATTCCGAGAATATAGGATATCCATCGCAAGACCCCCATTCTCAGAGGCCATGGAGATAACAGCCGTAAGACCAGTAGCAAGGGTCTCACTCGAAGATTATAGCCTATCTGATGAATTAATGGAACGTCTGAGGGACACTGCCAAGGGTATAATAATCGCCGGGGCCCCAGGGGCTGGTAAGAGCACATTCGCCCAGGCAGTCGCCGAATTTTTCAGCAAGGAGATGAATGCAATAGTCAAAACCATGGAATCCCCAAGGGACCTGCAAGTAGGTGATGAGATAACCCAATATGCTCCGATAGAAAGGGACATGCAAAAGACCGCGGACATCCTCCTCCTTGTAAGGCCAGACTACACAATATATGATGAGCTGCGGAAAACAAGAGACTTCAGGATATTCGCTGACATGCGCCTTGCAGGTGTGGGTATGGTTGGAGTGGTCCACGCCACCCGGCCCATAGACGCCATCCAGAGGATAATAGGACGAGTAGAACTTGGTATGATACCATCAATAGTAGATACAACCATCTTCATAGAGGATGGGAAGATAAAGGCAGTCTATGACATCTCCCTAACGGTTAAGGTGCCAAGTGGCATGGTCGAAGCAGACCTTGCAAGGCCAGTAATCGAAATCAGAGACTTCGAAACAGGAGAATTAGTATATGAGATTTATACCTACGGTGAACAGACCATAGTAATGGAAGTTTCTACCCTCGGTGAAAGGAAAACCCCAGCTCAGTTAATCGTTGAGAGGGAAATTGAAAAAGAGTTCAGTAAACGATTACCCCCTGGTAAATTCAAAGTCGAACTAGAATCCGATGAAAGGGCGAGGGTATGGGTTGAAGAAAAATATATACCACAGATCATAGGCAAAAAGGGTAAAACCATCGAAGAGATCGAAGATAGTATAGGGATAAGCATCAACATACAACCCCTTGAAAAGGTAGAGGAAAAAGGCCTAATACAGGTTCCAGTGGATGTATCCGGGAACTATGTGGTCCTAGAATTCGGTAAAGATTCTATAGGAGTATCATATGATATACTAGTGGGTGACGAATACCTGTTCACAGCCACGGTAGGGAAAAAAGGCACTATAAGGATAAAAAAGGATATCGAATTGGCTGAGATGATATTAGAGGCTATTAGGAAGGGCATACCCATAAAAGCCCGTTTAAGGTCAGAAACATGACATTGGGGGGCCTATTTGGATTTTGGAGTTTCAACATTAGCCTTGCACCCAGCACCACTTAACGCCACCTTGGAATATTTAGAAGGGCTCGGGATCAACAATTGTGAGATAATCAACGAATACCCGCTAGATAGGATAGAAGAGGATCTAATCAGCTCACACTCCCTCAAATTCATAGTACACGCCCCCATCTCTGATGTTAACATAGCCTCCCCAAATAAAAGGATAAGAAGATCATCAATAATGGAGATAAAATCCTCAATGGAGTTAGCAACACGCCTAGACTCGGATAAGCTGATATTACACCCAGGTAGCGTACCATTCCTTGCAAGAGCATACAAGGATAAAATTTTAGAATATAATCTCCAGTCACTCAAAGAACTTAAAAAATATGCAGATGATCTAGGCGTGACACTCTGCCTCGAAAACATGCCAAGGATGGAAAAATACCTCTACAATAACCTAAATGAACTACAAAAACTAGTAGAAGAACTTGAAATCATGGCAACCCTTGATATCGGCCACGCCCACACCATGGGCTACACAACAGAGGACATTAAAATAGATTTAATAGGCCATATACACCTCTCAGATAACAATGGCCTAGAAGATTCCCACAATGCCCTCGGAACAGGGACCATAAACTTCCCCAAGGTATTCGAAAACCTGAAAGGATACAGTGGTATCCTAACAATTGAGGTGAAGGGCAAGGAAGAATTAATTGAAAGTTTAACTTTCCTTGAAAAATTAAACCTACTCTAAGGGTGATGTACAATGGATAGGAAAATTGCCATAATAGGAGGAACCGGAGACCAGGGCATGGGATTGGCCCTAAGACTCGCGATGGCGGGTGAAAATGTTATAATAGGCTCGAGGGATGCGAAGAGAGCCCGGGATACAGTGGATAGGATAAAGGAGATGACAGACAACCCAAGGCTGAAATTGGAGGGTATGAATAATGAGGATGCCGCCAGCCTAGCAGATATCATAATATTAACGGTACCATTACATGCCCAGATGGCAACCCTAAAATCTATAAAGGAACACACCAAGGGTAAAATTTTCATAGATGCCACAGTACCCCTTGAAAGTTCACTTGGCGGGTCCGGTGTAAAATACCTTGACCTATGGGATGGTTCAGCCGCTGAAAGATCCGCGAAATTCCTAAAAGATACAACCGTAGTCTCAGCATTTAACAACATAAGCGCCCATAGCCTACTAAAGTTCAAGGAAGACGTAGAATGTGACTGCCTCATAACATCAGACGACGAAAAAGCCAAGAAACTCGTGATAGAACTTGCAGAAAAAATACCTGGAATCAGGGGCATAGACTGCGGACCCCTAGAAAATGCCAGGATAATCGAGAAGATAACACCACTACTCATAAACCTGAACATGAAAAATAGGATAAAAAATGCTGGTATAAGGATAACAAACATTTGAAGGTAATACAATGCCCCTGAGAACCGTGGAAAAGATAACAGAACACGCACGGAGAGTCGCGGAAAGAATAAACAAAAAAGACATAGATAACATCATAGAATTACTCACAAAATCAGAATCTATATTTATATTGGGCAGTGGCAGGTCAAGACTAGTAGGCGAAGAATTCGCAATGAGACTCGCCCAACTAGGACTAAATGTCCATGTAATCGGAGACTCCACAACCATCACACCCAAGAAAGATGACCTTATCATAATCATCTCAAGTTCAGGGGACACAAAGAGCATAATAACAGAGACCAGAAGATTAAAAAATAAAGGGGCCCGTATCATAGGAGTAACAGCAAACCCAAAATCGCCACTCGCAAAATTATCAAATACCATAATAGATGTCGGACCATGGAGAGACTACAAAAAAGAGATAAAGACCGGGAAAGAAGATAACATAACACCACTTGGCACATTATATGAAGATACAAGCCTCCTAATATTAGATGGTATAATATCCGAGTTAATGACAAAACTTGGAAAAACAGAAAAAGACCTTGCAAAAGCACACTACTAAGGGTGAGAATGTTTGGATGGTCAACTTGCAGGTGACACAGTAACAGTACAAGGGGATCCTATGGCCCTACGCCTAAACCAGAAGAGCCACTATGGGAACCTAGAAGGCGACCACCTCAAACTGTCACTGGTAGAGGCGGCCTACCTACAATGGAAAGGCAAACTCTCAATATGGGATGATAAAAAGATTATAAGCTTCAACGAGCTCATATCCATCCTAAACAAGCGCGGCTTATACCAGAAATTCATAGTCTACAGGGATCTTCGAGACAGGGGCTACATAGTGAAAACAGGCTTCAAATATGGTTCAGAATTCAGAGTCTATGAAAGAGGGAAAACCCCAACCAAAGACCATTCAAGCTACCTTGTAAGGGTCTTACATGAAAGCACAAACCTTAAAATCCTAGACTTTTCAAGTTATGTCAGAGTCGCCCATGGCGTTAGAAAAAAACTAATACTTGCAGTAGTCGATGACGAAGAAGACGTCACCTACTACATGGTAGAATGGATCAGACCATAAAGGTGAAAGATTATGATAGACCCATGGAGTTCAAAGATACTAGAATACAATGAAATAATGGAAAACTTCGGCATAAAACCCTTCAAAGAAATCCTAGACAAGATAGAGGATCCACATTGGCTCATGAGAAGGGGTATAATATTCGGCCACAGGGACTATGAGAGGATACTCACAGCCATAAATGAAGGGAAAGACTTTGCAATAGTAACAGGGATGATGCCCAGTGGAAGGATGCACATCGGACATAAGATGATAGTTGACCAGCTCGTCTGGTATGATGAACACGGGGCGGAAATTTACATTCCAATAGCTGATATGGAATCATATTCTGCACGTGACATCGACTTCGAAGAATCACGGGAACTCGCAATCAAAGAATATATAAGTAGTTATATAGCCCTTGGCCTAGACCTTACACAGGATAACATCCATGTTTATCTACAATCAGAGAATCTCCTAGTAGAGGATCTTGCTTATATATTCGCCAAAAAGGTTAACTTTAACGAGCTGAGGGCCATATATGGTTTCACTGGTTCGACTAACATGGCACATGTTTATGTCCCCCTCATACAAGCAGCTGATATACTACACCCACAATTAGAGGAGTATGGTGGTCCAAGGCCGACCCTCGTACCAGTAGGGCCTGATCAGGATCCTCACATACGCCTTACAAGGGATATAGCATCCCGTCTCCAGAAAAGGTATGGTTTTATTCTCCCCTCCTCCACTTATCACAGGTTTATGAGGGGGCTTACTGGGGGTAAAATGTCAAGCAGCAAACCAGCCACTGCAATATTCTTAACAGACACGCCTG encodes:
- a CDS encoding SIS domain-containing protein, which produces MPLRTVEKITEHARRVAERINKKDIDNIIELLTKSESIFILGSGRSRLVGEEFAMRLAQLGLNVHVIGDSTTITPKKDDLIIIISSSGDTKSIITETRRLKNKGARIIGVTANPKSPLAKLSNTIIDVGPWRDYKKEIKTGKEDNITPLGTLYEDTSLLILDGIISELMTKLGKTEKDLAKAHY
- a CDS encoding tryptophan--tRNA ligase, with the protein product MIDPWSSKILEYNEIMENFGIKPFKEILDKIEDPHWLMRRGIIFGHRDYERILTAINEGKDFAIVTGMMPSGRMHIGHKMIVDQLVWYDEHGAEIYIPIADMESYSARDIDFEESRELAIKEYISSYIALGLDLTQDNIHVYLQSENLLVEDLAYIFAKKVNFNELRAIYGFTGSTNMAHVYVPLIQAADILHPQLEEYGGPRPTLVPVGPDQDPHIRLTRDIASRLQKRYGFILPSSTYHRFMRGLTGGKMSSSKPATAIFLTDTPDEIEWKVKNAKTGGRETLEEQKRLGGVPEDCIVYEILLYHMIGSDKELERVYRDCRNGTLMCGECKNNVADYMRRFFEKFSKKRKRAEKIAESILDRVHP
- the endA gene encoding tRNA-intron lyase; this encodes MDGQLAGDTVTVQGDPMALRLNQKSHYGNLEGDHLKLSLVEAAYLQWKGKLSIWDDKKIISFNELISILNKRGLYQKFIVYRDLRDRGYIVKTGFKYGSEFRVYERGKTPTKDHSSYLVRVLHESTNLKILDFSSYVRVAHGVRKKLILAVVDDEEDVTYYMVEWIRP
- the hisI gene encoding phosphoribosyl-AMP cyclohydrolase — protein: MLNFRHEIGGEKLIIAIAQDKNTKEILMVAYMNKEALDRTIKTGMAHYWSTSRKKVWLKGESSGHTQKVEEILVDCDMDAIILKVEQKGGACHTGYYSCFYRRLTPPKKLENIGRKVFNPEKVYRG
- the hisS gene encoding histidine--tRNA ligase translates to MEITRPRGTRDFLFEEMKKRKEVEKTLKRIFETYGYHEIKTPIFEDLKLFTLKSGEEIIKQIYHFKDKANRDLALRPELTAPVARLYLNEMRKHPKPIKLYYYGSCFRYERPQAGRFRQFWQFGCELMGAESPQAEAEVIALAAHCLRELGLKEYKLHIGHLGILRGILEDAGIKGESQDKIMSLIDKGDLEGLKIHLENIKVDKTTENLLLSIIGMKGGLEVLEDLESMVGGCEPAMESINDLRKLISLLDDFKVEDYNLNLGIARGLDYYTGIVFEIYVPSLGAQKQICGGGTYNLIELFSGEKIQSTGFAFGFDRLVAALKKQKGEIFQFAKVFVAPVSDSTRPSAYRIVQELREAGIPSDVDLSSRKLRKILSYADHLNVEKVILVGERDLKDGKVTIKDMKTGSQKLVEIDKIIEYLKEE
- a CDS encoding sugar phosphate isomerase/epimerase family protein, whose amino-acid sequence is MDFGVSTLALHPAPLNATLEYLEGLGINNCEIINEYPLDRIEEDLISSHSLKFIVHAPISDVNIASPNKRIRRSSIMEIKSSMELATRLDSDKLILHPGSVPFLARAYKDKILEYNLQSLKELKKYADDLGVTLCLENMPRMEKYLYNNLNELQKLVEELEIMATLDIGHAHTMGYTTEDIKIDLIGHIHLSDNNGLEDSHNALGTGTINFPKVFENLKGYSGILTIEVKGKEELIESLTFLEKLNLL
- a CDS encoding PINc/VapC family ATPase, which gives rise to MKIVPDTSVIVDGRITDIVQEEEFKGSKVIIPEAVVSELEYQANRGRETGFNGLEELKNLQELSKENIISMIFVGRRPTLDEIALAKGGEIDAMIRSTAREHDAVLVTSDKVQAEVARAQGLDVVYIQPEVLEYDKLEISKYFDKDTMSVHLKENVVPMAKKGKPGKIKLVRIGSRPLKRSEIHRMAREIVERAKSDLKSFIEIEMEGATVVQFREYRISIARPPFSEAMEITAVRPVARVSLEDYSLSDELMERLRDTAKGIIIAGAPGAGKSTFAQAVAEFFSKEMNAIVKTMESPRDLQVGDEITQYAPIERDMQKTADILLLVRPDYTIYDELRKTRDFRIFADMRLAGVGMVGVVHATRPIDAIQRIIGRVELGMIPSIVDTTIFIEDGKIKAVYDISLTVKVPSGMVEADLARPVIEIRDFETGELVYEIYTYGEQTIVMEVSTLGERKTPAQLIVEREIEKEFSKRLPPGKFKVELESDERARVWVEEKYIPQIIGKKGKTIEEIEDSIGISINIQPLEKVEEKGLIQVPVDVSGNYVVLEFGKDSIGVSYDILVGDEYLFTATVGKKGTIRIKKDIELAEMILEAIRKGIPIKARLRSET
- the npdG gene encoding NADPH-dependent F420 reductase, translated to MDRKIAIIGGTGDQGMGLALRLAMAGENVIIGSRDAKRARDTVDRIKEMTDNPRLKLEGMNNEDAASLADIIILTVPLHAQMATLKSIKEHTKGKIFIDATVPLESSLGGSGVKYLDLWDGSAAERSAKFLKDTTVVSAFNNISAHSLLKFKEDVECDCLITSDDEKAKKLVIELAEKIPGIRGIDCGPLENARIIEKITPLLINLNMKNRIKNAGIRITNI